A part of Numida meleagris isolate 19003 breed g44 Domestic line chromosome 27, NumMel1.0, whole genome shotgun sequence genomic DNA contains:
- the CELF5 gene encoding CUGBP Elav-like family member 5 isoform X3 produces the protein MSSSGGAEPPAQPDSMKDLDAIKLFVGQIPRNLEEKDLKPLFEQFGKIYELTVLKDRYTGMHKGCAFLTYCARDSAIKAQTALHEQKTLPGMARPIQVKPADSESRGGDRKLFVGMLNKQQSEDDVLRLFEPFGVIDECTVLRGPDGNSKGCAFVKFSSHTEAQAAIHALHGSQTMPGASSSLVVKFADTDKERTLRRMQQMVGQLGIFTPSLTLPFSPYSAYAQALMQQQTTVLSTSHGSYLSPGVAFSPCHIQQIGAVSLNGLPAAPIAQTSGLHSPPLLGTTAMPGLVAPISNGFTGVVPFPNGHPSLETVYANGFVPYSAQSPSVAETLHPAFTGVQQYAAVYPTTSITPIAQSIPQPPPVLQQQQREGPEGCNLFIYHLPQEFGDNELMQMFLPFGNIISSKVFMDRATNQSKCFGFVSFDNPSSAQTAIQAMNGFQIGMKRLKVQLKRPKDANHPY, from the exons ATGAGCAGCAGCGGCGGCGCGGAGCCCCCCGCGCAGCCCGACAGCATGAAGGACCTGGATGCCATCAAGCTCTTCGTGGGGCAGATCCCGCGCAACCTGGAGGAGAAGGACCTGAAGCCGCTCTTCGAGCAGTTCGGCAAGATCTACGAGCTCACCGTGCTGAAGGACCGCTACACCGGCATGCACAAGG GTTGTGCATTCCTCACGTACTGTGCCAGAGACTCTGCCATCAAAGCCCAGACAGCACTGCATGAACAGAAGACTCTGCCAGGG ATGGCACGCCCGATTCAGGTGAAACCCGCAGACAGCGAGAGCCGTGGAG GGGACAGGAAGCTCTTTGTGGGCATGTTAAATAAGCAGCAGTCTGAGGATGACGTGCTCCGGCTCTTTGAACCGTTTGGGGTCATTGATGAATGTACAGTGCTGCGTGGACCTGATGGGAACAGCAAAG GCTGTGCTTTTGTAAAGTTCTCATCTCACACAGAGGCTCAGGCAGCAATCCACGCACTCCACGGCAGCCAGACAATGCCC GGCGCTTCCTCCAGTCTAGTGGTGAAGTTTGCTGACACAGATAAGGAGAGGACCCTCCGTCGTATGCAGCAAATGGTGGGGCAGCTGGGGATATTCACTCCATCTCTCACCTTGCCGTTCAGCCCATACAGCGCCTATGCGCAGGCT CTGATGCAGCAGCAGACGACCGTGCTGTCCACCTCCCACGGCAGCTACCTGAGCCCCGGCGTCGCCTTCTCGCCGTGCCACATCCAGCAGATCGGCGCCGTCAGTCTCAAcgggctgccagcagcacccattGCACAGACGTCAG GGCTGCACTCGCCGCCTCTTCTGGGAACGACAGCCATGCCGGGGCTGGTGGCACCCATTTCAAATGGGTTTACTGGCGTGGTACCCTTTCCCAACGGCCATCCGTCCTTGGAAACAGTTTACGCCAATGGCTTTGTACCGTATTCAG CCCAGAGCCCTTCGGTAGCGGAGACCTTGCACCCGGCCTTCACCGGCGTCCAGCAGTACGCAG CCGTGTACCCAACCACCTCCATCACCCCCATCGCTCAGAGCATCCCGCAGCCGCCGCccgtcctgcagcagcagcagcgtgaaG GTCCTGAAGGCTGCAACCTCTTCATCTACCATCTCCCTCAGGAGTTTGGAGACAATGAGTTGATGCAGATGTTCCTTCCCTTTGGCAATATCATCTCCTCCAAGGTGTTCATGGATCGTGCCACCAACCAGAGCAAGTGTTTTG GTTTTGTAAGCTTCGACAACCCATCCAGTGCACAAACTGCCATCCAGGCCATGAATGGCTTCCAGATCGGCATGAAACGTTTGAAGGTCCAATTGAAACGACCCAAGGATGCGAACCATCCCTATTGA
- the CELF5 gene encoding CUGBP Elav-like family member 5 isoform X2 yields MCCVEICLVHQCSEAVLAQMDPASLGRKLQFLFPFWAAQDTPARHHPADQCSADQPVKAVGYLIQLLLGRVIYLSHLESAHVPWPELWLSLLVESLLMAAGEMARPIQVKPADSESRGGDRKLFVGMLNKQQSEDDVLRLFEPFGVIDECTVLRGPDGNSKGCAFVKFSSHTEAQAAIHALHGSQTMPGASSSLVVKFADTDKERTLRRMQQMVGQLGIFTPSLTLPFSPYSAYAQALMQQQTTVLSTSHGSYLSPGVAFSPCHIQQIGAVSLNGLPAAPIAQTSGLHSPPLLGTTAMPGLVAPISNGFTGVVPFPNGHPSLETVYANGFVPYSAQSPSVAETLHPAFTGVQQYAAVYPTTSITPIAQSIPQPPPVLQQQQREGPEGCNLFIYHLPQEFGDNELMQMFLPFGNIISSKVFMDRATNQSKCFGFVSFDNPSSAQTAIQAMNGFQIGMKRLKVQLKRPKDANHPY; encoded by the exons ATGTGCTGTGTGGAAATCTGCCTTGTACACCAGTGCTCAGAGGCTGTTCTGGCTCAGATGGATCCTGCTAGCCTGGGAAGGAAGCTGcagtttctcttccctttttggGCAGCACAGGACACGCCAGCACGGCACCATCCAGCTGACCAGTGTTCTGCAGATCAGCCAGTTAAAGCTGTGGGTTACTTAATCCAGCTGCTCCTGGGTAGAGTTATCTATTTATCTCACCTGGAGAGTGCTCATGTCCCGTGGCCTGAGCTGTGGCTGTCGCTGCTGGTTGAGTCATTGCTGATGGCTGCAGGAGAG ATGGCACGCCCGATTCAGGTGAAACCCGCAGACAGCGAGAGCCGTGGAG GGGACAGGAAGCTCTTTGTGGGCATGTTAAATAAGCAGCAGTCTGAGGATGACGTGCTCCGGCTCTTTGAACCGTTTGGGGTCATTGATGAATGTACAGTGCTGCGTGGACCTGATGGGAACAGCAAAG GCTGTGCTTTTGTAAAGTTCTCATCTCACACAGAGGCTCAGGCAGCAATCCACGCACTCCACGGCAGCCAGACAATGCCC GGCGCTTCCTCCAGTCTAGTGGTGAAGTTTGCTGACACAGATAAGGAGAGGACCCTCCGTCGTATGCAGCAAATGGTGGGGCAGCTGGGGATATTCACTCCATCTCTCACCTTGCCGTTCAGCCCATACAGCGCCTATGCGCAGGCT CTGATGCAGCAGCAGACGACCGTGCTGTCCACCTCCCACGGCAGCTACCTGAGCCCCGGCGTCGCCTTCTCGCCGTGCCACATCCAGCAGATCGGCGCCGTCAGTCTCAAcgggctgccagcagcacccattGCACAGACGTCAG GGCTGCACTCGCCGCCTCTTCTGGGAACGACAGCCATGCCGGGGCTGGTGGCACCCATTTCAAATGGGTTTACTGGCGTGGTACCCTTTCCCAACGGCCATCCGTCCTTGGAAACAGTTTACGCCAATGGCTTTGTACCGTATTCAG CCCAGAGCCCTTCGGTAGCGGAGACCTTGCACCCGGCCTTCACCGGCGTCCAGCAGTACGCAG CCGTGTACCCAACCACCTCCATCACCCCCATCGCTCAGAGCATCCCGCAGCCGCCGCccgtcctgcagcagcagcagcgtgaaG GTCCTGAAGGCTGCAACCTCTTCATCTACCATCTCCCTCAGGAGTTTGGAGACAATGAGTTGATGCAGATGTTCCTTCCCTTTGGCAATATCATCTCCTCCAAGGTGTTCATGGATCGTGCCACCAACCAGAGCAAGTGTTTTG GTTTTGTAAGCTTCGACAACCCATCCAGTGCACAAACTGCCATCCAGGCCATGAATGGCTTCCAGATCGGCATGAAACGTTTGAAGGTCCAATTGAAACGACCCAAGGATGCGAACCATCCCTATTGA
- the CELF5 gene encoding CUGBP Elav-like family member 5 isoform X1 yields MCCVEICLVHQCSEAVLAQMDPASLGRKLQFLFPFWAAQDTPARHHPADQCSADQPVKAVGYLIQLLLGRVIYLSHLESAHVPWPELWLSLLVESLLMAAGEMARPIQVKPADSESRGGRDRKLFVGMLNKQQSEDDVLRLFEPFGVIDECTVLRGPDGNSKGCAFVKFSSHTEAQAAIHALHGSQTMPGASSSLVVKFADTDKERTLRRMQQMVGQLGIFTPSLTLPFSPYSAYAQALMQQQTTVLSTSHGSYLSPGVAFSPCHIQQIGAVSLNGLPAAPIAQTSGLHSPPLLGTTAMPGLVAPISNGFTGVVPFPNGHPSLETVYANGFVPYSAQSPSVAETLHPAFTGVQQYAAVYPTTSITPIAQSIPQPPPVLQQQQREGPEGCNLFIYHLPQEFGDNELMQMFLPFGNIISSKVFMDRATNQSKCFGFVSFDNPSSAQTAIQAMNGFQIGMKRLKVQLKRPKDANHPY; encoded by the exons ATGTGCTGTGTGGAAATCTGCCTTGTACACCAGTGCTCAGAGGCTGTTCTGGCTCAGATGGATCCTGCTAGCCTGGGAAGGAAGCTGcagtttctcttccctttttggGCAGCACAGGACACGCCAGCACGGCACCATCCAGCTGACCAGTGTTCTGCAGATCAGCCAGTTAAAGCTGTGGGTTACTTAATCCAGCTGCTCCTGGGTAGAGTTATCTATTTATCTCACCTGGAGAGTGCTCATGTCCCGTGGCCTGAGCTGTGGCTGTCGCTGCTGGTTGAGTCATTGCTGATGGCTGCAGGAGAG ATGGCACGCCCGATTCAGGTGAAACCCGCAGACAGCGAGAGCCGTGGAGGTA GGGACAGGAAGCTCTTTGTGGGCATGTTAAATAAGCAGCAGTCTGAGGATGACGTGCTCCGGCTCTTTGAACCGTTTGGGGTCATTGATGAATGTACAGTGCTGCGTGGACCTGATGGGAACAGCAAAG GCTGTGCTTTTGTAAAGTTCTCATCTCACACAGAGGCTCAGGCAGCAATCCACGCACTCCACGGCAGCCAGACAATGCCC GGCGCTTCCTCCAGTCTAGTGGTGAAGTTTGCTGACACAGATAAGGAGAGGACCCTCCGTCGTATGCAGCAAATGGTGGGGCAGCTGGGGATATTCACTCCATCTCTCACCTTGCCGTTCAGCCCATACAGCGCCTATGCGCAGGCT CTGATGCAGCAGCAGACGACCGTGCTGTCCACCTCCCACGGCAGCTACCTGAGCCCCGGCGTCGCCTTCTCGCCGTGCCACATCCAGCAGATCGGCGCCGTCAGTCTCAAcgggctgccagcagcacccattGCACAGACGTCAG GGCTGCACTCGCCGCCTCTTCTGGGAACGACAGCCATGCCGGGGCTGGTGGCACCCATTTCAAATGGGTTTACTGGCGTGGTACCCTTTCCCAACGGCCATCCGTCCTTGGAAACAGTTTACGCCAATGGCTTTGTACCGTATTCAG CCCAGAGCCCTTCGGTAGCGGAGACCTTGCACCCGGCCTTCACCGGCGTCCAGCAGTACGCAG CCGTGTACCCAACCACCTCCATCACCCCCATCGCTCAGAGCATCCCGCAGCCGCCGCccgtcctgcagcagcagcagcgtgaaG GTCCTGAAGGCTGCAACCTCTTCATCTACCATCTCCCTCAGGAGTTTGGAGACAATGAGTTGATGCAGATGTTCCTTCCCTTTGGCAATATCATCTCCTCCAAGGTGTTCATGGATCGTGCCACCAACCAGAGCAAGTGTTTTG GTTTTGTAAGCTTCGACAACCCATCCAGTGCACAAACTGCCATCCAGGCCATGAATGGCTTCCAGATCGGCATGAAACGTTTGAAGGTCCAATTGAAACGACCCAAGGATGCGAACCATCCCTATTGA
- the CELF5 gene encoding CUGBP Elav-like family member 5 isoform X4 yields the protein MARPIQVKPADSESRGGRDRKLFVGMLNKQQSEDDVLRLFEPFGVIDECTVLRGPDGNSKGCAFVKFSSHTEAQAAIHALHGSQTMPGASSSLVVKFADTDKERTLRRMQQMVGQLGIFTPSLTLPFSPYSAYAQALMQQQTTVLSTSHGSYLSPGVAFSPCHIQQIGAVSLNGLPAAPIAQTSGLHSPPLLGTTAMPGLVAPISNGFTGVVPFPNGHPSLETVYANGFVPYSAQSPSVAETLHPAFTGVQQYAAVYPTTSITPIAQSIPQPPPVLQQQQREGPEGCNLFIYHLPQEFGDNELMQMFLPFGNIISSKVFMDRATNQSKCFGFVSFDNPSSAQTAIQAMNGFQIGMKRLKVQLKRPKDANHPY from the exons ATGGCACGCCCGATTCAGGTGAAACCCGCAGACAGCGAGAGCCGTGGAGGTA GGGACAGGAAGCTCTTTGTGGGCATGTTAAATAAGCAGCAGTCTGAGGATGACGTGCTCCGGCTCTTTGAACCGTTTGGGGTCATTGATGAATGTACAGTGCTGCGTGGACCTGATGGGAACAGCAAAG GCTGTGCTTTTGTAAAGTTCTCATCTCACACAGAGGCTCAGGCAGCAATCCACGCACTCCACGGCAGCCAGACAATGCCC GGCGCTTCCTCCAGTCTAGTGGTGAAGTTTGCTGACACAGATAAGGAGAGGACCCTCCGTCGTATGCAGCAAATGGTGGGGCAGCTGGGGATATTCACTCCATCTCTCACCTTGCCGTTCAGCCCATACAGCGCCTATGCGCAGGCT CTGATGCAGCAGCAGACGACCGTGCTGTCCACCTCCCACGGCAGCTACCTGAGCCCCGGCGTCGCCTTCTCGCCGTGCCACATCCAGCAGATCGGCGCCGTCAGTCTCAAcgggctgccagcagcacccattGCACAGACGTCAG GGCTGCACTCGCCGCCTCTTCTGGGAACGACAGCCATGCCGGGGCTGGTGGCACCCATTTCAAATGGGTTTACTGGCGTGGTACCCTTTCCCAACGGCCATCCGTCCTTGGAAACAGTTTACGCCAATGGCTTTGTACCGTATTCAG CCCAGAGCCCTTCGGTAGCGGAGACCTTGCACCCGGCCTTCACCGGCGTCCAGCAGTACGCAG CCGTGTACCCAACCACCTCCATCACCCCCATCGCTCAGAGCATCCCGCAGCCGCCGCccgtcctgcagcagcagcagcgtgaaG GTCCTGAAGGCTGCAACCTCTTCATCTACCATCTCCCTCAGGAGTTTGGAGACAATGAGTTGATGCAGATGTTCCTTCCCTTTGGCAATATCATCTCCTCCAAGGTGTTCATGGATCGTGCCACCAACCAGAGCAAGTGTTTTG GTTTTGTAAGCTTCGACAACCCATCCAGTGCACAAACTGCCATCCAGGCCATGAATGGCTTCCAGATCGGCATGAAACGTTTGAAGGTCCAATTGAAACGACCCAAGGATGCGAACCATCCCTATTGA
- the CELF5 gene encoding CUGBP Elav-like family member 5 isoform X5: protein MARPIQVKPADSESRGGDRKLFVGMLNKQQSEDDVLRLFEPFGVIDECTVLRGPDGNSKGCAFVKFSSHTEAQAAIHALHGSQTMPGASSSLVVKFADTDKERTLRRMQQMVGQLGIFTPSLTLPFSPYSAYAQALMQQQTTVLSTSHGSYLSPGVAFSPCHIQQIGAVSLNGLPAAPIAQTSGLHSPPLLGTTAMPGLVAPISNGFTGVVPFPNGHPSLETVYANGFVPYSAQSPSVAETLHPAFTGVQQYAAVYPTTSITPIAQSIPQPPPVLQQQQREGPEGCNLFIYHLPQEFGDNELMQMFLPFGNIISSKVFMDRATNQSKCFGFVSFDNPSSAQTAIQAMNGFQIGMKRLKVQLKRPKDANHPY, encoded by the exons ATGGCACGCCCGATTCAGGTGAAACCCGCAGACAGCGAGAGCCGTGGAG GGGACAGGAAGCTCTTTGTGGGCATGTTAAATAAGCAGCAGTCTGAGGATGACGTGCTCCGGCTCTTTGAACCGTTTGGGGTCATTGATGAATGTACAGTGCTGCGTGGACCTGATGGGAACAGCAAAG GCTGTGCTTTTGTAAAGTTCTCATCTCACACAGAGGCTCAGGCAGCAATCCACGCACTCCACGGCAGCCAGACAATGCCC GGCGCTTCCTCCAGTCTAGTGGTGAAGTTTGCTGACACAGATAAGGAGAGGACCCTCCGTCGTATGCAGCAAATGGTGGGGCAGCTGGGGATATTCACTCCATCTCTCACCTTGCCGTTCAGCCCATACAGCGCCTATGCGCAGGCT CTGATGCAGCAGCAGACGACCGTGCTGTCCACCTCCCACGGCAGCTACCTGAGCCCCGGCGTCGCCTTCTCGCCGTGCCACATCCAGCAGATCGGCGCCGTCAGTCTCAAcgggctgccagcagcacccattGCACAGACGTCAG GGCTGCACTCGCCGCCTCTTCTGGGAACGACAGCCATGCCGGGGCTGGTGGCACCCATTTCAAATGGGTTTACTGGCGTGGTACCCTTTCCCAACGGCCATCCGTCCTTGGAAACAGTTTACGCCAATGGCTTTGTACCGTATTCAG CCCAGAGCCCTTCGGTAGCGGAGACCTTGCACCCGGCCTTCACCGGCGTCCAGCAGTACGCAG CCGTGTACCCAACCACCTCCATCACCCCCATCGCTCAGAGCATCCCGCAGCCGCCGCccgtcctgcagcagcagcagcgtgaaG GTCCTGAAGGCTGCAACCTCTTCATCTACCATCTCCCTCAGGAGTTTGGAGACAATGAGTTGATGCAGATGTTCCTTCCCTTTGGCAATATCATCTCCTCCAAGGTGTTCATGGATCGTGCCACCAACCAGAGCAAGTGTTTTG GTTTTGTAAGCTTCGACAACCCATCCAGTGCACAAACTGCCATCCAGGCCATGAATGGCTTCCAGATCGGCATGAAACGTTTGAAGGTCCAATTGAAACGACCCAAGGATGCGAACCATCCCTATTGA
- the CELF5 gene encoding CUGBP Elav-like family member 5 isoform X6: protein MLNKQQSEDDVLRLFEPFGVIDECTVLRGPDGNSKGCAFVKFSSHTEAQAAIHALHGSQTMPGASSSLVVKFADTDKERTLRRMQQMVGQLGIFTPSLTLPFSPYSAYAQALMQQQTTVLSTSHGSYLSPGVAFSPCHIQQIGAVSLNGLPAAPIAQTSGLHSPPLLGTTAMPGLVAPISNGFTGVVPFPNGHPSLETVYANGFVPYSAQSPSVAETLHPAFTGVQQYAAVYPTTSITPIAQSIPQPPPVLQQQQREGPEGCNLFIYHLPQEFGDNELMQMFLPFGNIISSKVFMDRATNQSKCFGFVSFDNPSSAQTAIQAMNGFQIGMKRLKVQLKRPKDANHPY from the exons ATGTTAAATAAGCAGCAGTCTGAGGATGACGTGCTCCGGCTCTTTGAACCGTTTGGGGTCATTGATGAATGTACAGTGCTGCGTGGACCTGATGGGAACAGCAAAG GCTGTGCTTTTGTAAAGTTCTCATCTCACACAGAGGCTCAGGCAGCAATCCACGCACTCCACGGCAGCCAGACAATGCCC GGCGCTTCCTCCAGTCTAGTGGTGAAGTTTGCTGACACAGATAAGGAGAGGACCCTCCGTCGTATGCAGCAAATGGTGGGGCAGCTGGGGATATTCACTCCATCTCTCACCTTGCCGTTCAGCCCATACAGCGCCTATGCGCAGGCT CTGATGCAGCAGCAGACGACCGTGCTGTCCACCTCCCACGGCAGCTACCTGAGCCCCGGCGTCGCCTTCTCGCCGTGCCACATCCAGCAGATCGGCGCCGTCAGTCTCAAcgggctgccagcagcacccattGCACAGACGTCAG GGCTGCACTCGCCGCCTCTTCTGGGAACGACAGCCATGCCGGGGCTGGTGGCACCCATTTCAAATGGGTTTACTGGCGTGGTACCCTTTCCCAACGGCCATCCGTCCTTGGAAACAGTTTACGCCAATGGCTTTGTACCGTATTCAG CCCAGAGCCCTTCGGTAGCGGAGACCTTGCACCCGGCCTTCACCGGCGTCCAGCAGTACGCAG CCGTGTACCCAACCACCTCCATCACCCCCATCGCTCAGAGCATCCCGCAGCCGCCGCccgtcctgcagcagcagcagcgtgaaG GTCCTGAAGGCTGCAACCTCTTCATCTACCATCTCCCTCAGGAGTTTGGAGACAATGAGTTGATGCAGATGTTCCTTCCCTTTGGCAATATCATCTCCTCCAAGGTGTTCATGGATCGTGCCACCAACCAGAGCAAGTGTTTTG GTTTTGTAAGCTTCGACAACCCATCCAGTGCACAAACTGCCATCCAGGCCATGAATGGCTTCCAGATCGGCATGAAACGTTTGAAGGTCCAATTGAAACGACCCAAGGATGCGAACCATCCCTATTGA